A portion of the Pseudomonas synxantha BG33R genome contains these proteins:
- the pqqD gene encoding pyrroloquinoline quinone biosynthesis peptide chaperone PqqD, translating into MSFDRSKIPTWRQGYRYQYEPAQKGHVLLYPEGMIKLNDSAALIGGLIDGERDVAAIIAELDQQFPDVPELGEDIEQFMEVARAEHWITLA; encoded by the coding sequence ATGAGCTTTGATCGCAGCAAAATACCGACCTGGCGCCAGGGCTACCGTTACCAGTATGAGCCTGCGCAAAAAGGTCATGTGTTGCTCTATCCGGAAGGCATGATCAAGCTCAACGACAGCGCCGCGTTGATCGGCGGTTTGATCGACGGCGAGCGCGACGTGGCAGCCATCATCGCCGAGCTGGACCAACAATTCCCCGACGTACCGGAGCTCGGTGAAGACATCGAGCAATTCATGGAGGTCGCTCGTGCTGAGCACTGGATCACCCTTGCCTGA
- the pqqE gene encoding pyrroloquinoline quinone biosynthesis protein PqqE — MPEKPAIGLPLWLLAELTYRCPLQCPYCSNPLDFAEQGKELSTEQWIKVFREAREMGAAQLGFSGGEPLVRQDLAELIAEARKLGFYTNLITSGIGLTEQKISDFKKAGLDHIQISFQASDEQVNNLLAGSKKAFAQKLEMARAVKAHGYPMVLNFVTHRHNIDKIDRIIELCIALEADFVELATCQFYGWAQLNRVGLLPTRDQLVRAERITNEYRAKLEAEGHPCKLIFVTPDYYEERPKACMNGWGSIFLTVTPDGTALPCHGARQMPVQFPNVRDHSMQHIWYDSFGFNRFRGYDWMPEPCRSCDEKEKDFGGCRCQAFMLTGDASNADPVCSKSEQHGIILQAREEAEHATQTIEQLAFRNERNSRLIAKG, encoded by the coding sequence TTGCCTGAAAAACCCGCCATCGGCCTGCCGCTGTGGCTACTGGCCGAGTTGACCTATCGCTGCCCGCTGCAGTGCCCGTACTGCTCCAACCCGCTGGATTTCGCCGAGCAGGGCAAAGAGCTGAGCACCGAGCAATGGATCAAGGTGTTTCGCGAAGCCCGCGAGATGGGTGCCGCACAGCTGGGGTTTTCCGGGGGTGAACCACTGGTGCGACAGGACTTGGCCGAACTGATCGCCGAGGCCCGCAAGCTGGGCTTCTATACCAACCTGATCACCTCCGGTATCGGCCTGACCGAGCAGAAAATCAGCGACTTCAAAAAGGCCGGGCTGGACCATATCCAGATCAGTTTCCAGGCCAGCGACGAACAGGTGAACAACCTGCTGGCAGGCTCGAAAAAAGCCTTCGCGCAAAAACTGGAAATGGCCCGTGCGGTCAAGGCGCACGGCTACCCGATGGTGCTGAACTTCGTCACCCATCGGCACAATATCGACAAGATCGACCGCATCATCGAGCTGTGTATCGCGCTGGAAGCGGATTTTGTCGAACTCGCCACCTGCCAGTTCTACGGCTGGGCGCAGCTTAATCGCGTGGGCTTATTGCCGACCCGAGACCAGTTGGTGCGCGCCGAACGCATCACCAATGAATACCGCGCCAAACTGGAAGCCGAAGGTCATCCGTGCAAGCTGATCTTCGTGACACCGGATTATTATGAAGAGCGTCCGAAAGCCTGCATGAACGGCTGGGGCAGCATCTTTCTGACGGTGACACCGGACGGCACCGCCCTGCCCTGTCACGGCGCGCGGCAGATGCCGGTGCAGTTTCCCAATGTGCGCGACCACAGCATGCAGCACATCTGGTACGACTCGTTTGGTTTCAATCGCTTTCGCGGCTACGACTGGATGCCCGAACCCTGCCGCTCATGCGATGAAAAGGAAAAGGATTTCGGCGGCTGCCGTTGCCAGGCGTTCATGCTCACCGGTGACGCCAGCAATGCCGACCCTGTATGCAGTAAGTCCGAGCAGCACGGCATCATCCTTCAGGCACGGGAAGAAGCCGAACATGCCACCCAGACCATCGAGCAACTGGCCTTTCGCAATGAGCGCAACTCACGGCTCATTGCAAAAGGCTGA
- a CDS encoding aspartate aminotransferase family protein, with amino-acid sequence MNLFNIRRPAPSLDDLIQDAPRDTHSTEHLMPTVARPPQVFVRGQGSWLWDSDERAYLDFSQGNAANSLGHSPQVLIKALAAQTQALINPGNGLHNRAQLNLVERLCQHTGSDQAYLLNSGAEACEAAIKLARKWGQLHRGGAYRIISASNGCHGHGFATLAASAGTLVNRFEPQLPGFSHVPFNDLPALHAAVDAQTVAILLEPIQCEAGVIPATEHYLKGVERLCRELGILLILDEVQTGMGRCGTLLAEQQYCVHADIITLGKGLGGGVPLAALLARGKACCFEVGELEGTHHGNALMASAGLAVTDTVLEPGFLEHVRVSGCHLGEGLARLAYRYGHGPLRGNGLMWGLTLSDDSADAVVKAALQEGLILSAPQPDCLRFTPALTVSKSNIDEMLLRLARAFSRVRTAQLQCRKGIAV; translated from the coding sequence GTGAATCTGTTCAACATCCGCCGCCCCGCCCCGAGCCTGGATGACCTGATCCAGGATGCCCCACGCGACACGCATTCAACCGAGCATTTGATGCCCACTGTGGCGCGCCCACCTCAAGTGTTTGTGCGCGGCCAGGGCTCGTGGCTGTGGGACAGTGATGAGCGTGCCTATCTGGACTTCAGCCAAGGCAATGCCGCCAACAGCCTGGGCCATAGCCCACAGGTATTGATCAAGGCCCTGGCTGCGCAAACCCAGGCGCTGATCAATCCCGGCAATGGCCTGCACAACCGTGCCCAACTCAATCTCGTCGAGCGTCTTTGCCAGCATACCGGCAGCGACCAGGCTTACCTGCTCAATAGCGGCGCGGAGGCCTGCGAGGCGGCAATCAAACTGGCACGCAAGTGGGGGCAACTGCACCGTGGCGGCGCCTATCGCATTATCAGCGCCAGCAACGGTTGCCATGGACATGGCTTCGCTACGCTGGCGGCTTCGGCCGGTACCTTGGTAAACCGTTTCGAACCGCAATTGCCGGGCTTCAGTCACGTCCCCTTCAATGATCTTCCCGCCCTGCATGCTGCCGTGGATGCCCAGACGGTGGCCATTCTGCTGGAGCCGATCCAGTGCGAAGCTGGCGTGATCCCGGCGACCGAACACTATCTCAAAGGCGTCGAGCGGCTGTGCCGCGAACTGGGGATCCTGCTGATCCTCGACGAAGTGCAAACCGGCATGGGCCGCTGTGGCACCTTGCTTGCCGAGCAACAGTACTGCGTGCATGCCGACATCATCACCCTGGGCAAGGGCCTGGGCGGCGGTGTGCCGTTGGCGGCGCTGCTGGCACGGGGCAAGGCCTGTTGCTTTGAAGTGGGTGAGCTGGAAGGCACCCATCATGGCAATGCATTGATGGCCTCGGCTGGGTTGGCCGTCACCGATACCGTGCTTGAGCCCGGTTTTCTTGAGCATGTACGCGTGTCGGGCTGTCACCTGGGCGAAGGGCTTGCCCGCCTGGCCTATCGCTACGGCCATGGCCCATTGCGCGGGAATGGCCTGATGTGGGGGCTTACCTTATCGGATGATTCTGCAGATGCGGTGGTAAAAGCCGCGCTGCAAGAGGGACTGATCCTCAGCGCGCCGCAACCCGACTGCCTGCGCTTCACACCGGCGCTGACGGTGAGCAAAAGCAACATCGACGAAATGCTCCTGCGCCTGGCCCGCGCCTTCTCACGGGTGCGCACCGCGCAACTGCAATGCCGAAAGGGCATTGCTGTTTAA
- the pqqB gene encoding pyrroloquinoline quinone biosynthesis protein PqqB: MFVQILGSAAGGGFPQWNCNCVNCAGFRDGSLRAQARTQSSIAISDDGVNWVLCNASPDIRAQLQGFAPMQPGRALRDTGISAIILMDSQIDHTTGLLSLREGCPHQVWCTDMVHEDLSTGFPLFTMLTHWNGGLAWNRIELDASFTIPACPNLRFTPLPLRSAAPPYSPHRFDPHPGDNIGLIVEDLRTGGKLFYAPGLGKVDAPLLDIMGGSDCLLVDGTMWDDDEMQRRGVGTRTGREMGHLAQNGPGGMLEVLEQLPKQRKVLIHINNTNPILDEDSPERAELVRRNVEVAYDGMSIEL, translated from the coding sequence ATGTTTGTCCAGATTCTAGGTTCCGCCGCCGGCGGTGGCTTCCCGCAGTGGAACTGCAACTGCGTGAACTGCGCAGGCTTTCGCGATGGCAGCCTGCGGGCCCAGGCGCGCACCCAGTCGTCCATCGCGATCTCCGACGACGGTGTGAATTGGGTACTGTGCAATGCGTCGCCGGATATCCGCGCGCAACTCCAGGGCTTTGCGCCCATGCAACCCGGGCGCGCCCTGCGCGATACCGGTATCAGCGCAATCATCCTGATGGACAGCCAGATCGACCACACCACTGGCCTGTTGAGCCTGCGTGAAGGCTGCCCGCATCAGGTGTGGTGCACCGACATGGTCCATGAAGACCTGAGCACCGGGTTCCCGCTGTTCACCATGCTGACCCACTGGAACGGCGGCCTGGCCTGGAACCGCATCGAACTGGACGCCAGCTTCACCATCCCGGCCTGCCCCAACCTGCGTTTCACCCCACTGCCGTTGCGCAGCGCCGCGCCGCCCTACTCGCCGCACCGCTTCGACCCGCACCCCGGTGACAACATCGGCCTGATCGTCGAAGACCTGCGCACCGGCGGTAAACTGTTCTACGCCCCGGGCCTGGGCAAGGTCGACGCGCCGCTGCTGGATATCATGGGCGGTAGCGATTGCCTTTTGGTAGACGGCACGATGTGGGATGACGATGAAATGCAACGCCGTGGCGTCGGCACCCGCACCGGTCGCGAGATGGGCCACCTGGCGCAGAACGGCCCTGGCGGTATGCTCGAAGTGCTGGAGCAACTACCCAAGCAGCGCAAGGTGCTTATCCACATCAACAACACCAATCCGATCCTCGATGAAGATTCCCCCGAGCGAGCCGAGTTGGTGCGGCGCAATGTCGAAGTGGCGTACGACGGCATGAGCATTGAATTGTAG
- a CDS encoding acyl-CoA dehydrogenase C-terminal domain-containing protein: MADYKAPLRDMRFVLNEVFEVAKTWAQLPALADTVDAETVEAILEEAGKVTAKSIAPLSRGGDEQGCHWTDGAVRTPDGFPQAYATYAEGGWVGVGGDPTYGGMGMPKAVSAQVEEMINSSSLAFGLYPMLTSGACVSINTHASEELKAAYLPKMYSGEWAGSMCLTEAHAGTDLGMIRTKAEPQADGSYTVSGTKIFITGGEHDLTENIIHLVLAKLPDAPAGPKGISLFLVPKFMVNADGSLGARNPVTCGSIEHKMGIQASATCVMNFDEAVGYLVGEPNRGLAAMFTMMNYERLGVGIQGLASGERSYQNAIEYARDRLQSRSPLGAQAKDKVADPIIVHPDVRRMLLTMKAANEGGRAFSTYVATQLDIAKFSDDAQARERADNLVALLTPVAKAFLTDLGLETTVLGQQVFGGHGYIREWGQEQLVRDVRITQIYEGTNGIQALDLMGRKIVGSGGAFYTLFADEIRQFIAESGAELAEFTTPLSAAVDNLDELTAWVLDRAKSNANEIGAASVEYLHAFGYMAYAYMWARMAKAALGKEAEEAFYASKLGTARFYFARLLPRIHSLSASVKAGSESLFLMDEALF, translated from the coding sequence ATGGCTGATTACAAAGCGCCGTTGCGTGATATGCGCTTCGTCCTCAACGAAGTTTTTGAAGTCGCCAAGACTTGGGCCCAACTGCCGGCATTGGCAGACACCGTTGATGCCGAAACCGTTGAGGCGATCCTCGAAGAGGCCGGCAAGGTTACCGCCAAATCCATCGCGCCCTTGAGCCGCGGCGGCGATGAGCAAGGCTGCCATTGGACCGACGGCGCGGTGCGTACCCCGGACGGTTTCCCCCAGGCTTATGCGACCTACGCCGAAGGCGGCTGGGTGGGTGTGGGCGGCGATCCGACCTATGGCGGCATGGGTATGCCCAAGGCGGTGTCGGCGCAGGTTGAAGAAATGATCAACTCGTCGAGCCTGGCATTCGGCCTGTACCCGATGTTGACCTCCGGCGCCTGTGTCTCGATCAACACCCACGCCAGCGAAGAGCTCAAGGCCGCGTACTTGCCGAAGATGTATTCCGGTGAGTGGGCCGGTTCCATGTGCTTGACCGAAGCCCATGCCGGCACCGACCTGGGCATGATTCGCACCAAGGCCGAGCCTCAGGCGGACGGTTCCTACACGGTCAGCGGCACCAAGATCTTCATCACCGGTGGCGAGCACGACCTGACCGAGAACATCATCCATCTGGTGCTGGCCAAACTGCCGGATGCTCCGGCGGGGCCCAAGGGCATCTCGCTGTTTCTGGTGCCCAAGTTCATGGTGAACGCCGACGGCAGCCTTGGCGCGCGCAACCCGGTGACCTGCGGTTCGATTGAACACAAGATGGGGATCCAGGCGTCCGCGACCTGCGTGATGAACTTCGACGAAGCCGTGGGTTATCTGGTCGGTGAGCCTAACCGTGGCTTGGCGGCGATGTTCACCATGATGAACTACGAGCGTCTGGGGGTGGGCATCCAGGGCCTGGCGTCCGGCGAGCGCTCCTATCAGAACGCGATTGAATACGCCCGCGACCGCCTGCAAAGCCGCTCCCCGCTGGGTGCACAGGCCAAGGATAAAGTGGCAGACCCGATCATCGTGCATCCGGACGTACGCCGTATGCTGCTGACCATGAAGGCGGCCAACGAAGGCGGTCGTGCGTTCTCCACCTACGTGGCGACGCAGTTGGACATCGCCAAGTTCAGCGACGATGCGCAGGCGCGCGAGCGCGCCGATAACCTGGTGGCGTTGTTGACACCCGTGGCCAAGGCGTTCCTCACCGACCTGGGCCTGGAAACCACTGTGCTCGGCCAGCAAGTGTTTGGTGGCCATGGCTACATTCGCGAATGGGGCCAGGAGCAGCTGGTGCGTGACGTGCGCATCACCCAGATCTACGAAGGCACCAACGGCATTCAGGCGCTGGATTTGATGGGACGTAAGATCGTCGGCAGCGGCGGTGCGTTCTACACGCTGTTCGCCGATGAGATTCGCCAGTTCATCGCTGAATCGGGGGCCGAGCTGGCCGAGTTCACCACGCCACTCAGCGCAGCGGTGGATAACCTGGATGAATTGACGGCCTGGGTACTGGACCGCGCCAAGAGCAACGCGAATGAAATCGGCGCAGCGTCGGTGGAGTACTTGCATGCATTCGGCTACATGGCCTACGCCTATATGTGGGCGCGCATGGCCAAGGCCGCGTTGGGCAAAGAGGCCGAGGAGGCTTTCTACGCCAGCAAATTGGGGACTGCACGTTTCTACTTTGCCCGTCTGCTGCCGCGTATCCATTCGTTGAGCGCGTCGGTAAAAGCCGGTAGCGAATCGCTGTTCCTGATGGATGAAGCACTGTTTTAA
- a CDS encoding YqaE/Pmp3 family membrane protein, translating into MDIIRIIIAILLPPLGVFLQVGFGGAFWLNILLTLCGYFPGIIHAVYIIAKR; encoded by the coding sequence ATGGACATTATTCGTATCATCATCGCCATTCTGCTGCCGCCACTGGGTGTGTTCCTGCAAGTAGGTTTCGGCGGTGCATTCTGGCTGAATATCCTGCTGACCCTGTGCGGTTACTTCCCTGGCATCATCCACGCGGTGTACATCATCGCCAAGCGTTGA
- a CDS encoding LysR family transcriptional regulator: protein MDFKQLRYFVAVYEEGHVGRAAERLSISQPALSQQIRQLEQNLDVSLFERSSKRLLPTLAAHTLYNHALPLIDGMQQAVEALRNFKGQAMRTLAIGVLQTVHTSLVPQMLERVRKAQPHLVVQIYELTGLEIERRLLNGSLDIGISYLPPRQPGLHGVLLYEDELKVVIPDDHPLREFKKVSLKQAAELPMLLLGEEFQVRQIWQGQLANLGRRPQVQAELNTMVGILDSLPHTKLATVLPGRSQDEHNSQALLWKPLSEPRVPLKVGLVCRDVQRQQATVALLRTLLEDVMNAPQASA from the coding sequence ATGGATTTCAAGCAACTGCGTTATTTCGTCGCGGTGTATGAGGAAGGCCACGTAGGGCGTGCTGCGGAACGTCTTTCGATCTCGCAACCGGCCTTGTCACAACAGATTCGCCAGCTGGAGCAGAACCTTGATGTAAGTCTGTTCGAACGCAGCAGCAAGCGGCTACTGCCGACCCTGGCGGCGCACACTTTATACAACCACGCGTTGCCACTCATTGATGGCATGCAGCAAGCCGTCGAAGCGCTACGCAACTTCAAGGGCCAGGCCATGCGGACGCTGGCCATCGGTGTGCTGCAAACCGTGCACACCAGCCTGGTGCCGCAAATGCTTGAGCGCGTGCGCAAGGCCCAGCCTCATTTGGTGGTGCAGATTTACGAACTGACGGGGCTTGAGATTGAACGGCGGTTGCTCAACGGCTCCCTCGACATTGGCATCAGCTACCTGCCACCACGCCAGCCGGGCCTGCACGGTGTGCTGCTGTATGAAGATGAGTTGAAGGTGGTGATTCCCGACGACCATCCGCTGCGCGAATTCAAGAAAGTCTCGCTCAAACAAGCTGCCGAGTTACCGATGCTGCTGTTGGGGGAGGAGTTTCAAGTCAGGCAGATCTGGCAGGGCCAGTTGGCCAACCTGGGGCGGCGCCCGCAGGTGCAAGCGGAGCTCAACACCATGGTGGGAATACTCGACAGCCTGCCCCACACCAAGCTGGCGACGGTGCTACCGGGGCGCTCCCAGGACGAACACAACAGCCAGGCGCTTTTGTGGAAACCCTTGAGCGAACCGAGGGTGCCATTGAAGGTGGGGCTGGTCTGCCGCGATGTGCAACGCCAACAGGCCACCGTCGCATTGCTGCGCACCCTGCTGGAAGACGTGATGAATGCCCCGCAGGCAAGCGCCTGA
- a CDS encoding sensor domain-containing diguanylate cyclase, with translation MSRVSAVRFSHFLPSLLLLLAGLSAAYVKDLNVFFTSLFNVLPTLVLLLGGAYCAVYRRQRELFLMITVYVAYFLLDTQTDFYRDNGRVRDDAAVVFHLCCLLLPLLFSIYALWQEKTHLFRDFVARCAVLLAVGSVALALEQSFPQALLGWLAEIRWPMLHGAWMSLIQLSYPMFLIGFLTLAAQYWYQPRPLHAAQLVGFLGLFWMLPQTFILPFTLNIMCSQVMLMIAAGVAHEAYQMAFRDELTGLPGRRALNERMQRLGRNYVLAMSDVDHFKRFNDTHGHDVGDQVLRLVASKLSKVNGGGRAYRYGGEEFAVVFAGKTLDECMPHLEEIREIIAGYAIKLRNPDRPYDDHQGRQRRAGSGASSVSVTVSIGVAERQAEQRNPEEVLKSADQALYAAKGAGRNCVIAAGQNRRGAVRTQSAVG, from the coding sequence TTGTCACGCGTGTCTGCTGTACGTTTCAGTCATTTCCTACCTTCGCTGCTGCTGTTGCTGGCCGGGCTTTCGGCTGCGTACGTCAAGGACCTCAACGTCTTCTTCACCTCGCTCTTCAACGTGTTGCCGACCCTGGTCCTGCTGCTCGGCGGCGCCTACTGCGCGGTCTATCGGCGCCAGCGTGAACTGTTCCTGATGATCACGGTGTACGTCGCCTATTTCCTGCTGGATACCCAGACCGATTTCTACCGCGACAATGGTCGCGTGCGTGACGACGCCGCGGTGGTGTTCCACCTGTGTTGCCTGCTGTTGCCGCTGCTGTTCAGCATCTACGCGCTGTGGCAGGAAAAAACCCATCTGTTCCGTGATTTCGTCGCCCGCTGCGCGGTGTTGCTGGCGGTGGGCAGTGTGGCGCTGGCCCTGGAGCAAAGTTTCCCCCAGGCTTTGCTGGGCTGGTTGGCGGAGATTCGCTGGCCGATGCTGCATGGCGCGTGGATGAGCCTGATCCAGCTGTCCTATCCCATGTTCCTGATCGGCTTCCTTACCCTGGCCGCCCAGTATTGGTATCAGCCGCGCCCGCTACACGCTGCCCAATTGGTGGGGTTTTTGGGCCTGTTCTGGATGTTGCCGCAAACCTTCATCCTGCCGTTCACCCTCAACATCATGTGCAGCCAAGTGATGTTAATGATTGCTGCCGGTGTGGCCCACGAAGCCTATCAAATGGCGTTCCGCGACGAACTGACCGGCTTGCCGGGACGACGCGCCCTCAACGAACGCATGCAACGGCTGGGGCGCAACTATGTGCTGGCGATGAGTGACGTTGATCACTTCAAACGTTTCAACGACACCCATGGCCACGACGTGGGCGACCAGGTGCTGCGCCTGGTGGCGAGCAAGCTGTCCAAGGTCAACGGCGGCGGGCGCGCCTACCGGTATGGCGGTGAAGAATTTGCCGTGGTGTTTGCCGGCAAGACCTTGGATGAATGCATGCCGCACCTGGAGGAGATTCGCGAGATCATTGCCGGCTACGCCATCAAGTTGCGCAACCCGGATCGTCCTTATGACGACCATCAAGGCCGTCAACGGCGTGCGGGCAGCGGTGCCTCCAGCGTGTCGGTGACGGTCAGCATCGGCGTGGCCGAGCGTCAGGCCGAGCAGCGTAACCCTGAAGAGGTGCTCAAGTCCGCCGACCAGGCGCTGTACGCCGCCAAGGGCGCCGGGCGTAACTGCGTGATTGCGGCAGGGCAAAACCGCCGTGGTGCGGTGCGCACGCAAAGCGCTGTGGGTTGA
- the pqqC gene encoding pyrroloquinoline-quinone synthase PqqC has product MTDTPLTTAEFEAALRAKGAFYHIHHPYHVAMYEGRATRKQIQGWVANRFYYQVNIPLKDAAILANCPDREIRREWIQRLLDHDGAPGEDGGIEAWLRLGQAVGLDPDQLRSQELVLPGVRFAVDAYVNFARRASWQEAASSSLTELFAPQIHQSRLDSWPQHYPWIDPAGYEYFRTRLGQARRDVEHGLAITLQHYTTREGQERMLEILQFKLDILWSMLDAMSMAYELKRPPYHSVTEQRVWHKGITL; this is encoded by the coding sequence ATGACTGACACACCGCTGACGACCGCCGAGTTCGAAGCAGCCTTGCGGGCCAAGGGCGCCTTCTACCATATCCATCACCCCTACCATGTGGCGATGTATGAAGGCCGCGCTACCCGCAAGCAGATCCAGGGCTGGGTCGCCAATCGCTTCTATTACCAGGTGAACATCCCCCTGAAAGACGCCGCGATCCTGGCCAACTGCCCGGACCGTGAGATCCGCCGCGAGTGGATCCAGCGTTTGCTCGACCACGACGGCGCACCGGGGGAAGACGGTGGTATCGAGGCCTGGCTGCGCCTGGGCCAGGCCGTTGGCCTCGACCCGGACCAGCTGCGCTCCCAGGAACTGGTGCTGCCCGGCGTACGCTTCGCGGTGGACGCCTACGTCAACTTCGCCCGCCGCGCCAGTTGGCAGGAAGCTGCCAGCAGCTCGCTGACCGAGCTGTTCGCGCCGCAGATCCACCAATCGCGCCTCGACAGCTGGCCGCAGCACTACCCGTGGATCGACCCGGCCGGCTACGAATACTTCCGCACCCGCCTGGGCCAGGCTCGTCGCGATGTGGAACATGGCTTGGCGATCACCTTGCAGCACTACACCACCCGCGAGGGTCAGGAGCGCATGCTGGAAATTCTCCAGTTCAAACTGGATATTCTATGGAGCATGCTCGATGCAATGAGCATGGCCTACGAACTCAAACGCCCGCCCTATCACAGCGTGACCGAGCAGCGGGTGTGGCATAAAGGGATCACCCTATGA